The Xenopus tropicalis strain Nigerian chromosome 1, UCB_Xtro_10.0, whole genome shotgun sequence DNA segment gcgccaggacccttctggatccaccctcagagaacgcctcgaccggcaggtagcggactacctggcattaactgcagatattgacactctgaggagcgatgaacccctggactactgggtgcgcaggcttgatctgtggccagagctgtcacaatttgccataaatctgttgtcttgccctgcctcaagtgtcctctcagaaaggacctttagtgcagcaggagggattgtaactgagaagagaactcgcctaggtcacaaaagtgttgattacctgacctttattaaaatgaatgaggcatggatctcggagggttactgcacgccggaagacttgttctgactgcccatgcagctgtccttctctgcacgccgcttgacaccacacacagctgtcctttagcgtcctcctccaccaccgtacaaactagggtgcaaatcctactggcttaattgtaagccaaactttttggacaggtaaatcctgaatttttctctcttctactcttctgtgcttgtcaccctatctgagttctttgaaagggtttggctggggcatggttatgataccatctagctttgatgtttttaatgtcttctgtgcttgtcaccctatatgagttctttgaaagggtttggctggggcatggttatgataccatctagctttgatgtttttaatgtcttctgtgcttgttgtcaccctatctgagttctttgaaagggtttggctggggcatggttatgataccatctagctttgatgtttttaatgtcttctgtgcttgtcaccctatatgagttctttgaaagggtttggctggggcatggttatgataccatctagctttgatgtttttaatgtcttctgtgcttgtcaccctatctgagttctttgaaagggtttggctggggcatggttatgataccatctagctttgatgtttttaatgtcttctgtgcttgttgtcaccctatctgagttctttgaaagggtttggctggggcatggttatgataccatctagctttgatgtttttaatgtcttctgtgcttgtcaccctatatgagttctttgaaagggtttggctggggcatggttatgataccatctagctttgatgtttttaatgtcttctgtgcttgtcaccctatatgagttctttgaaagggtttggctggggcatggttatgataccatctagctttgatgtttttaatgtcttctgtgcttgtcaccctatctgagttctttgaaagggtttggctggggcatggttatgataccatctagctttgatgtttttaatgtcttctgtgcttgttgtcaccctatcttagttctttgaaagggtttgcctggggcatggttatgataccatctatctgagatattttttctgtcctctgtgcttcagtggctgcaacaaaaaaaacataattttttaggaatgtacacattcctgatttttcagggttctgcaactgcggcaaaatcgtatcttttatggtcaccacaggtgatcgaaaaggtaggacaaacctgggcccacactgcagaatcagtgttttttggttcacgttactctacattgaattacctctgcctgaccatgcacgtgcgcacaagcacggtgactgctaaacacaccactacagaaatattcccaccgacgggacgaacgtcctggaggtgacaagcaactagtaaaaactaatattcgcacacttgacagtatcattaaagctttttgcgttttttttcgttgcagtaaacgcggcgttttgtctttgcgtgtgaaccggccgtaacctttacacgacttgattggaatgtagatgccggactttttaaagcagtttattacataagtttaggaatgtagtgtgatttctgccctttacagcacaaaacgcaacgctgtgtcaacaacgtatttttcagagaaatttttgccattgatgcccctcctgcatgccactgtccaggtcatcgcaccctttaaacaactttaaaatcagttttctggccagagatgggttttctaggttttaaagttcgccttcccattgaagtctatggggctcgcaaagttcgcgaacgttcgcactttccggcgaaagttcgcgaacgggttcgcgaacatttttttttaggttcgctacatccctagtcagtATATAAGCAGTTCTCTTTGAAGGTTTTCTTGGGTCTTCCAGATCCTGCCTTGAATTCTCCATAACTTCCTTTTCTTGAAGGAAGGGTACAGCAATTTTTATAGTCTTTCCCTGGTTTGTAGGCATCAATTAACTTCATTTTCAGATTTCACTTAGTCATTTAAGGAGCCAATGGTTGTTAAGTAACAGCCAAAATGTTGGGATCTTAGAGATCTTattatgttggtttaaaaaacccaacctactgcaCCCCCCATTTTGTAAACGCTACTCCGCCTACACTttaaggggtacaacacccaaactctccacacttcttcgtcctataacggagcaggttgcttgtgctttgctaagtgatcccgcccccccatTTTTTTATGGTACTGCTCCGAAAAGACCAACTTTtacattgactttgacagggataattttcaaactgctgtcactcttacagctttgaagctacactccctacactccccaaacttaaataaaataatcatggggtcactccgaatgaaacagtgacatttgttgaatgacccAAAGTGAGAGGGGCCCAAGAACAGTCAATCAATTTTCACtcgttgactttaatggggaaatttaaactgttgccactcttacagctctgaagctacactccccaaacttgaatcacatagtcatggggtcagcctgaatgaaaatatgcaaaaagaaaaaatcggttgtgctatccaaaatagagTATATaataaagttaacttggagtacgtattcctaaaagccgtggcttccggctataaatatattaagtgcaaaatacaaaaaaggaagtcactcacgattcagtaggtgcaaaaaactgcctccatacaggtttattggagcaatcagtgagaaggatacagacgtttcGGGAACCTCTTGTTCGCTTTTTCAATGTAGCATGCAATGCTAGGAACTATTAATGtgaaggttcccaaactttgcacagtcagtcactgggtgattacgtattcaaggttagaaaaagtgggcagagccaccaacaacattgatttcagtggggaaattttaactgctgccattctcacaagtttaatgccagtgtccccaaaccttTCCCAGTTTGTCAAttggggactaaggttaaaggctAGGAAAAGTGGGTGAACAGCCAATCCGTTTCCACCcattgcattttattggtttatatttaaactgatgccattatttaagtattaattccagggttgttaaactttgcaaagttagtcactgggtatttactttcaatggtgaagtgtaaaattctGTCAGTTCCACAATTTTTACGCCGGAGTCCCCAAACAgaattggtcactgggggactgcagttcaaaaagaggaaaagtaggttgggccaccaacagtcaatcagattacATCCAttgcatttcattggtttaagtgggcacacccaccaacacACACAATTcccctattgacttttatttgtttaaatttaaactgctgctgttctttaactattaatcctagagtccctaaactttgcagagttagtcactgggtaactgcagttccagtttAGTagaagtgggaggagccacccaCCACcagtcagatgtcactcgttgacattcagtggggaaatttaaattgctgccattcagacattattaaacccagggtccccaaactttgcatagtggtttttactatataactgttgtccaaggttagaaaaactgggtggagccaacagcagccaatgagAGTTCATTCaaagacttcacatttttcaaaccaacatgaagtttgttctgcACAGTTGTTAATTCCTAATGGCAATTAAGGTTTTATGAGATTATTAGGGAACTTGCAAAAACAGTGCTTATTGCTGAACAAGTAGAAGGGTGTCCAAACGTTTGCACATGCAACAATTACTGTTTTCTTTGTTCCTCTATTTTAAAGTTtgacaaatacatttacatttgtaaatatattattttaaacacACTGATCTCTGCAGAAGTTTACTACTTTTCATTTACATCaccactttccaatatatattctcACATACAAATTAAAATCTTATTAGCGTTATTCTAAAAGGCTTCAACTCGGTAAAATCCAGCTGATAAACTCTGCTTGAAAGATCACCGTTTTCATGGATGTGCCAGCTCTTGCTGAATATGCCCCTATATGGGAAAGTGTGCCTTCTTGCCTGACTTTCTCTCAGCACTCACTGTAATAACACACCGCTCTCTTCTATGTATTTTCTTGGGAAATCGGCATAGAAAAGCAAAAATTCTTGTATGCTGTGACTTCCAACTGAATTTGGCATAGTTACTAGAGAGTGTCAAAACTTCACTCTGGGGGACTGTAGCAAGCTCTATTTCCCCTTTTGCTTAATATGCACCCAAACTAATCTGATCTGTATTCAATCAGCTTGACAATTAGCTGATGTCTCAAATgttaaccttaaaggaacagtaacgtcACAAAAGTGTCCTAGTTAAAATACAATATACTATGAAACCTCCCCTATTTTAGTCCAAATACTTACCACCATGGCTACAGCTTATTTCACAATGTAGTAGCATTCCAAAAGCAAACATGCAAGTTTTCCCAGTTCTGGggccaacagtacattataagtacttttaaacactttgaatttttggtgttactgttcctttaaagggattcagtcacagaaaaaaaatgtttttttttccaaaaggcatcagttaatagcattcATCTTACAGAATCCTGGactaaaatctgtttttaaatgagaaaatatatatgtatatttttttttatttaattttaaaatttgacatgaggctagccattttcttactttcccaagtgccctcagcACTTACCAGActtgtgccctgataaacttcagtaattTTTTGGGAAAAGACACATGGGCCAATTAGTCATcgcaacttttaaaaaagttgATTGTGGCGACTAGTCACGGCAACTTTTCCACCATAGGTTATTACATTTGGTGTTGTTGATTATTTGCGAGTGCATATTTtcgtgagtgtgtatatatatatattaaaagtccaggaatggtgcacacagagaactgcccatgtgcatggttaacataacataattagtaagcacaaacaaaccacaattgtgtgtcctgaagacggcTTGACTCTAAGCCGAAACGTTGAATTGAATTCAATTAACAATTACTTCAGATCATAAAcctaaatacaatatacagtaaggggcagagggtacattaaatacagtggaaGGCAGTGGGAACTTCACCCCaagtacatatatacagtgggagTTTCTGACACCCCAGACAAATAAGATGCATTGTGAagttctggctccttctgaaagtttagAACCAGACACCATgcacagagatggctgcctacacaccactattacagataaaaaaagttacaatagtGAACATGAAAACAATATAAATTTGAGAGAATCAATTACTTGTCAAAAGCAATTTGAAAGTATTAAGTACTCAACTGTATCAGTTGCCCCTAATatccaaatcatgaaaaaagtGTGATTCTTTCTTATATTTACTGTTTCATCTCCTTAGAACACAACATCTCAGATACTGGAGTACCTTGCTTGATGGATTaacaaagtacaggtactatattaaaaaaaataagtaatcaGTATGATAACTTATGATAAGGTAAGTAGAGTTAATTTACAAGAAAATAATGCAGTAAATTCTAgaaagatttaaaaacaaaaggcCAGAGTTTTGGGGATAAAAATAGGGAGAGACAAAGagcaagaaataataataaaaaaaaaaggcaaggaaAAATATTTAGTTTAAAAAGAGATTTATTTCACCTCAGTCTGTCATGTACAAGATTTCTCTCTGCAGTATTGTACAGCAGAACATTTGATGGCTTAAAtggcacctgtcaccctaagaaatggttccatattattttctattgtgtttgtcaagcacaATAAAcctcacttacactatataaattatttaaatcttgttcctTCAATCTTGGAACATGTAAACATAACCTTTTTAAACCCACAATATGCCCatcttcatttttataaatgcaaGAATAAGTATTTCTAGGCAGCTATTCCTAAACAAAATTTCACAAATAATAGAAGACTGTGctaaaaagggcaatatatagACCTATAAATGGTAAAGTGtccatacatttttttcattcattcactttttttttagttgtaatattggtgtgtagacagccatctcagtgcattgtgcctgagtctgagctttcagaaggagccagcgctacacattagaagtgctttcagataaccttttgtttctcGTACTCCCATgatactggaggagtcccaagctggactgcTATCCTgctcccattgttttgctgattacTGCTGAGCCAAAGAGCGAAcactttatcagagcacaggtcacatggctgtggcaccctgggaaacgaagaatatggctagcaccatgtgaaatttcaaaattaaatataaaaaaatctgtttgtgtttttgaaaaacggatttcaatgcaggattctgctggagaagctctattaactgatgcgctttgataaaaacatgttttcccatgtattcctttaaagtacaactgtagcctcaaaaGAGATCATTCTACAGGTGAAGACTACATGTAACTATACTGGGTGACAGCAGAGACAAATTTGTGCTTACTGTGTAAAAATTGCTGAGTGTATTGACTGTGAAGACGCATTCTTGACAGAATGCCCAGTTAAACTTACTATATATTAGATCAGAATCTGACCAGAGAAAAAATCTCATGTGCATGTGATATCAGCTGGGTAGTCGTATAGAAGTTGCACCTATCTCCTATACGGCTAAGCCACTcaataataacattaaataagGGTTAATAAGGCACTTAGGAGCCAAGGGGCCAGGCTGCGCAGCCCTGATCTACTGGGGCATACTTATCTGAATGCACAAGATCATAACATTCATAAAGGACAAGAAGCTTTAATAACACAGAACTGAGGCACACCACGTTTACTATATTAGCAGACCCAGAAAGAGTTAACTGTATTTTACTGAGAAAGGCAATTCAAATAAACTGTGTACATAATTTGGTTTCATGGGCACATAACTTGTCCTAACCAATTTCCAGGCTGGAAGGAAAACTTCTTAATGCAGCTGCCAAAAGGAGCATTCCCTGTGCCGTCCAATGTCTCTTAATGTGAAGGAATGTTGTATATGCGGAACAAAAGTGATATGTGAAggaacaaacaaaaagaaattcACATATAAATTAGAGACAGAAGCTTTctgcaacaaataaaaacaaattgggGTTACAAAGCAGCCATTTCTTATCTGATGATCTTATCAAGTCACTTACTGGAGCGTAATTGTCAGAAGACAAAATGCTGCACCAGTGTGACCTTTTTGGTTACACATACAAGTATATATACTGCCTCTTTTGCCTTAGAATAAACTGAAGGAATGACTTCTCACAAGCTTCTTAGACACAGACATTTTACAACAAAAAAGCCTCCAAGTCCAACacaccaataaatatatatatatatatatatatatatatatattttttttttatataaagaaaagcATTTATTTAGAACATCCAATGCACTCACTTACACAATTACTACTTCATAAATAAAGGGACAACATGAAATCATAAGGCTCACCGGAGaactacacaaatacaaattacaCCACTAAACTATATTTTGAAATGGTGATTGTTTAAAGGTTTactataaatttgtatttttcaattTTCCTATTGGAGCTGAATAAATAATTGTTTCTGAAggactgattttttttcatttttttggcaggatttagaCTATTTTACACCTCCAGTGGCTCCTGGGCCACACccttattgcattttttatagtGTAGCAGCAGAGTCACTTCAAAAAATACCATTGTGTGAcacaccctaaaaaaaaaaaaaaaaaaaaaaaaagcaggcatTGTTTCTCATCATTTGAAGAATGGCCAACCAAAGCATGCTGGTGAAAAAGTCATACAGATATAGCAGTAGTATGAATTACGGCAATGACACTCAAGGAAATTTGTCGCTTGCAGTAAAAATGTGCTTTCTCGGGCTACATATCTCCTGAATAAACGATCCCCTTTGCTAACATTTAACCTGCcacaaataaattacattattcGTGGCAATTCGGCTTAATCACGGGGAAATGTCTTCTTTAACATTTCCAAAGATTAAGCCAAACTACTACAAGTAATGTAATATACTAGAAATGATTCAAATATTTGCAAAGGGGTGGCATTCTCGTGACatttgtcacccatggtagcCCCTTTATTACCGCAGGTGCCAAATCtacttgtgtgtcattgccctttaaGTTATACAACTACAAAAACACATGTATCCCACCACATTAAAGAGattctgacaccagaaattaaactgtttttaaatataacataacattgtctttgcatgagctttataattttgccttaagtGTAGTTGCCCAATTCTTTTACAtttcttatctgatcccccatgttcctctatgagggggctgccatatttaaactgcaggagtccgttagcattagaagctataactgacaggctgagaagggactgtcagattggcaaaacaggAACTCCAAGTATCAGttacatacaaaagcagccctatcagccaaaaatgatcaatatgacctatagggaactttatatgtacattcatattttgaaaagtagttttttcatgtcagtatcactttaagcaattAAACAAAGTAATTTTAGTGTACACTTGGACTTTTACACTTTTACACTTGTTTACATAGcacataattcactctaccatttaaaatttttagggatgcaccaaatccaggattcagtttgatattcagcctttttcagcaggattcagattcagccgaatccatggtcctggacgaaccaaatccgaattcttaaaatcatgtgatttttcgACAAacaaacttgcagcgcagcagtaaagaatgattgaagtttatcagagcacaagttacatgACTGGGgacacctgggaaatgaagaatatggctagccccatgtgaaattacaaaattatatatttaaaaatcttttCAATGCAGGTttctgatggagaagctctattaactgatagaTCTTGAAAAATAGCAATTTCCTTGTCTCTTTTCACACTAAATTCAATGGTCACATGGCGAGCACTTTTTCTTGCCACTAATAAATTGTGCAACAGTTGTTTTCATTTCAAGCAAAGATAAGCATAAGATTAACAAGAAAATTCAGACCACTGCTAATTTATAAACATCCAAAAGAGGCTTGCaaattacaattttaaatgaGCTGACTTGAGACAGAAAAACATGACacagaaagtcatataaactgatgtttAATGTGTATTTCCTTCTTTAAGAGTTCCTACACGTTTCTCCTCCAGGGATGCTGACCAGCAGCTATATCATTAATGTGCAGAACGAAATTATTTTACTGATTACACTCTTGCCACACTAACTTTCTTTTGATGAGAACATGGATCATACAAAGCTCTTCCATTTCACATATCAAGGCTGTTCCAACATCTGGTCACATGTCCTACTCAGTTCTGCTAACTTGACCCGAGCATAGTCAATTCTGTTTAGAGCCATCGTGCCATCTTTTCGAGCACTGTAACTTGAGCCTTCATGTGGCTGTCCAGTGGccacctaaaaagaaaaaaaaactggggaTGATATTTGCAGAATTTAGTTCCCTTTTGTAGCAGAATAATGTTGATCCTGTTGATTACTGTTTTCTCTTTATATTCGTCTAAATGAAAAAAATCCTGCTGCAGGGCTTTCTGTTTATATTATGTATCTTGCCTGTAAAAAGACAATTCCAATTTAAAAGGCTCCTTTCAGTCTAAGACGTACTTATAACCTTCCCTGGAAGTTGCTTTAGAAAATAAATCCTGACCCCAAgggacagcaaatacatttttccgAATGCCATCCTGGTAACCAGTCAAGAAGGGCTTCCTGAAGTATATAGGTGTGCTTTTCCCTGCTCCAAGTCCCCCAAGGGGGCATAGCCAACAGTGGGAAACAGTGCTCTAACCTATTATATTTGacacaaaatattattttctgaaaTCAGTACCACCATGAAATTGCTTACCTGGGTGAGATAGCGGATCTGCCCTGAGAGTTCAGACTCTACTCTCTGCACAGAAGCTGTGAACTGAGTTGCCTGTTTGTCCAACACACGTTCATTTGGCTTCTCTTTTGAAAGCTCTAAAATTACATTTCCtgtttaagatttaaaaaaatatatatattaaaattgcaaCAAATTGGAATTCAATGCAAGGATTATTAACTAAAGTTTAATACCTGCATTCAATAATATGGCTGCTATTTCACGCTCGATTTCCTCCAAAGCACGTAGTCTCTCATTTGCCATACCATAGGTGGCCATAACAGTACAGGATTAGAATGGGAAGAGATATTTACCAAATCCAGATATTTCAATAATCAAACCTAAAAAgcatacaggaaaaaaaaaaaaaaaaaaaaagagttggtGACCACATAGTATAACTTAAGCTTATCTAGCTAGGGGTTGCTCTAAAAATTTTGGGGCCCCTTGCTTTGATTTCAATAAATAGTGCAATGTTCTAATAAAAgtctaagaaaaaaaattgactcCCTCATGGCTCGCACTTCTTTTCTACCAATTTCTTCCTTATCCTTTGGtctcttgttttatttattttaagtttaaagACATTCTGAAAGActgataaataaatgtaatgtacaCTGTATCCTATGCAGACATGCAAAGCAGATATGAGCTAAATACATATAGCGGTTGAATAATGACTGATTAGTACAAGTGCATGCTGTACAACTATAAAGAAAACAATGAAGCATAATGCATCTTAACTGATTTTCCATCAGCCATTTATAACGCATGTTTTATTGCAAGTGAAAATGCTTGCAATACACTGAACCTGAGAGATTCAGATTTCCatactttttgcaggatttggttAGCCAATCCAAATCTAAAACCCTAAAAGTTATGTTACTTTAACACAATAGAGAACTAAAGTGAACAATTTTTTTAGGGGATT contains these protein-coding regions:
- the med11 gene encoding mediator of RNA polymerase II transcription subunit 11, encoding MATYGMANERLRALEEIEREIAAILLNAGNVILELSKEKPNERVLDKQATQFTASVQRVESELSGQIRYLTQVATGQPHEGSSYSARKDGTMALNRIDYARVKLAELSRTCDQMLEQP